From Solanum stenotomum isolate F172 chromosome 2, ASM1918654v1, whole genome shotgun sequence:
aggcttttgtgatgcagattggaaCACATTATCAGGTGATTCATGTTCTACCACtggttatgtctttactttaggTGGTGGTGCTATTTGTTGGAAATCAAAAAAAGCAAACTATAATTGCTAACTCTACCATGGAGCCTGGAGGCTGAACTAATTGCATTAGCTTCAACTAGTGAGGAAGCGAATTGGTTAAGAGTTTTATTGTTTCAAAttccttattttgaaaaaccaattcctcttattttaattcattatgaTAGCACTACTGCGATTGGTAGAGTTCAAAACTGTTATTACAATGGTAAATTCAGACCTATAAGAAGGAAACACATTAATGTAAGATCATATTTGACAAATGGTACCATTAATGTTAattatgtcaaatcttgtgataatcttgcagatcctcttactaaggccttaacaagagaaaaagtctggagcacatcgagggggatgggattgaagcctataaatccttgagtcatatatgaggaaacctaacctggggactagagatcctataaccaggttcaaagggaaaaactaatcatatgatgacttgttgtgaaaaatgcactacttttttTATTCCCTCCCTATGTTGTGAGTGCATTGTTTCCTGTAGTTTGTGaaggttgagttgataaaactcttaatgaatatATGTAGCCCGTATGGGTATTGGAGTGTTAAGCTTACAGGAGCACTCTTGATagatttcacctatgtgagtgtggaAGTAGGTCGCTTCTTATTAGAATTGGGCTTATTCTCAAAAGCACTCATGAAACCGGGATAACACATGGCCATAACGTGCTGACTTTTAAAGCTTATGTTAACACCTTAATTATTATGTATGGacaatgatattttatttcccctaagcagtcatagttcaagtctgagaccACTCTCTGGAGTAAAAGTTATTGGTTCACTAAGTGGAGGTTCAATGCAgagcacaccttcattatgcatagtAATCTTCCATCAACTGATGGACTCTCTtatctaatattaaaatgagtggggGATTGTTAGTGTggcaatttaataatttaagaatTCACACTTTTTGCATGGCCACATAGATGTTGGTTTATGGCCGTTGGTGCACTTCTCATATATGTTACATGATGATGGATGACTTGGCAGTTGTTTGTTGCcgttgaaaataattattgctgCATTACTCCAAATGGAGGTGTATATGTTACAATTTTCTTGGTGCATGCAGCAACTCCCAAGCCGTTGGTGGCTTAAGTGTCcctttattttcattctttattcctccattataccttgtaacatatgtaactcctaaggctattatcttcactatttagtACCCCGTTATCTTCCTATTTATTCCTAGAAAGACTTCTTctactataaatagtggtggtcttcatttgttttacatataagaaaatatagagtgcataaagtttgttaaaaaaaaagagagttcttattagttgaagggacgTGTTCTTtctgtggagctttggactcaactcttgtctagagttgttgagttatatattgtgattaggttgttgtatcctggaggggacaagtcaagaaggactactgctggaccagtgaaaacatttgttgcagtgggcttgaatctccttaaagagagcgagatatccgcgcctcagcctaaagagatttatttcttcatttttattttcaattgtaatcttgtaattctgttattttgtaatttttcactaacaCCTTATCATACAATTGATCAAGAACAATCTACATATATCCATCCAAcaattttcactttttcttttagctAACACATATAATAATGCCTCTATATATAGCTTCAAGATAGGTTCAATTTTCTCAACAACAAATCTAGCCTCAAATTCACTTGATCACAAACCTTCATATATCATTTCTTGTATCCTTCACAACTTCTTTAATTTCCTCTTCACTAAAAGCTATATATAAATCTTGGCATTTGGCAAAACTActcataatttaatttcttgaagtTGTGTAAACATGGATATGGTGATGAAGTTGGGAACATCAAGTGCAGTGGTGATATTCACTAAGAGTAGTTGTTGCATTTCTCACAGCATCGAAACTCTTATCCGTAGTTTTGGAGCAAACCCTATAATTTACGAGCTCGATACTCATCCAAATGgaaagaaaatggaaaaggcATTGATGAAACTAGGGTGTCAACCAACACCAGCAATATTTATAGGGAAAGAATTAGTTGGTGGTGCAACTGAGATAATGAGCCTTAATGTGAGGGGCAAGCTTAAGCAATTACTCATTAGGGCTAATGCCATTTGGGTATAGAAAGTAATTATAATTAGGTATAACAAGCGTATATATTTGGagttttttatataataaagagaaaatggtcaaaaacacTCCAACCTATGGTCggatttccaactacacactcatACTTCACAGGGGTCTTATTACCCCTCTGAACTATTTTATAAGGAAATAAATTTCACCCTAAAATGACATAGTCACTCATGTGTATTGTGGTGTAACACACGCACATGCCATGGCAGTGTCACGTCAACACCATGTCAATGCCAcccaataaatataataaatgaattatttttcctttttaaaaaaaattattatatgcCCCATTAGAAACCCTCCATTATCATTGAGAACATCATCATTATCAAACTCACTTCTCATCCATTGACATTCCGGCAAGAGAAAAGACGGTAAATTTTTTCCGACGAGTAAAAGTTTCTATGACCAATATCTTTATCCTATTCCCCACAATTTTTCTCTAAGTTCATTGCTACACATTTTACTCATGTTGGGGTTTATGAAGGGATATACCCAAAGTAGTATATGGGAATgccataaattttgaattcaatttctttcttttcttaatgttGGTGAAAGTAGCAAACCAAATTAAAACATTGAAATTAAtccaattgaaaaaaattatgatccaattgaattttttatgcCCCATTTCTAAAATACCCCAATTTGTGGTTAAATTCAAGAATGTGAAATTAGAATTAACGTTTGAGAGAAAAGCTTGTGAAGGTGTTGGAAATTGAAAATTCTATGTTTGTTTGAAATAGTTccggtaaaaaaattgaattttgagttttttattttattactttgattTGGGAGTAATAACTAAATTTGTTTAAAGGTTCTTTGATTATGTAAGAGACGGTTAATATGTAAAATTCCTGAAGATATTTGTAGAGAtttgtgatgaaaaataaaaataaagcaaaagtgtgtaaaagaagaagaggtgtAGGGTgagtgtgaagaagaagaagtgtggGGCGGTTGGGTTGGGGTGGGGgagattattttaatttaattagaaagagaaataaaataaaataaaaatatgaaataaacatAAATACACTTTCTCAGCCAATTCAGCATTAAGGgtttatttattctattttaaaacaGTTCAGAGGGGTGATAGGACCCCCGTAAAgtttaagtgtgtagttgagaatccGGTAATAGATTGGGGGGATTTGACcattttctttataataaatatacaacTTATACATAGAGTGTTTTAGCTTCTTTGGATGGCTGTTTTTTTCTACCTATTTGATTTGGTTCTTgatgtataaataaataataatgtctTATACTATAATATATGATTAACTGCTCTTTATTTTGTTATGCTTTTCAGTTTAAGGTTGAGCAAGGTCCATTACAATGtcaaatatacataatatacaTATCAAGGCCATAAAATGATCTCTAGTACATTTAAATACTCTTGAGTTTATAATCTAGTACATTTATGGGGGATACATTTccttaatttgaaattattagtcgtgatttttataaattattattttaaattattttattgttttagaaatttaagatttttttttccttatttactcttaagaataattattttgaagacTACAAACAATTGATCTTATGATTATTTAAATATCAATAAAGGATAATTCGAACCGTAGATCACATGTGGCAAATATTCCTACTCAGAAAAGTTTTtagtaaaatatcaataagaggatttgacattaattatttttttgaagtaaTGACAGGTTCCAATTTGGACAAGGTATATTACAGGAGAATGCCATATAAAACGTCCTTGTCGagaatcataaaaatataatccagtttaaagtattttatattatttgattatgggaattaaataatatttgcaGAGATGACAAAAGCGCATCTAAACCctactttttatataattatttattggaTCAAATAATGTATAATGATTTtagatcacaaattttaaaagttttttgttttttcttaaatttgtagTTGATCAAAATATATGTCACGTAAATTGTGACAAAGGTGTATCAGAATAAACAGTTATTGGCAGGCTAAATAAGCTCTTATACTAGCCTTTCAAAGGTAGCAAAGGACtactatttcttcttcttagcacttcttttctctcaaaagaATCAATATATAGATAATAAGAGGACAATGGATTATGTGATGTATATACTGTTTGGAATATTTctataaaaattcaatttttttttaattttcttaaactccaccGACCATATCaagtaaaaataacataaacaaattaaaacggaaCAGGATCAGAATACACTAATGTATGTGACCTTTGGAGGTAGTAAGGGACCAATTTTCATAGAACAACACTTCATGTACTATATTCTCTCTATATAGTACGGATAGTATAATGTGGACTTGATTTGAACATGTCAATAAAGATATATTCTTTAAagatttcatatattttttccatttatattaaaagtaagatTCTATTAAAAAAGATCACTCCAACTTGAtagatttaaatttattttttccttaattaaaagATACATTATTTTCAAGAGGGCATACATACTAGTggaaatgcaacattaatgttCTGAGAATATTTTAAAGGTAGATAGGGCTATTATGCccttatatttaattagaacAAGTACTTGTTCTAATTAGATaattttcaccttttttttctctcctcttTTAGCTAGCATAAGGCCTCTATATATAGCTAGCTTCATCATAGGGATCAATTTTCTCAACAACAAATCAATTCTCAAATTTACTTCAAAACTTCTTTCCTCTTCACTAAaatctacatatatata
This genomic window contains:
- the LOC125856189 gene encoding monothiol glutaredoxin-S2-like, translating into MDMVMKLGTSSAVVIFTKSSCCISHSIETLIRSFGANPIIYELDTHPNGKKMEKALMKLGCQPTPAIFIGKELVGGATEIMSLNVRGKLKQLLIRANAIWV